In Candidatus Omnitrophota bacterium, one DNA window encodes the following:
- a CDS encoding transketolase, producing MPDIKDLKEKARKLRIDILETIAGAGSGHPGGSLSCVEILVGLYYYKLRHKPCDPAWDGRDRFIMSKGHASAALYSILASCGYFPKEELKNYRKLGSMLQGHAYSGVPGVEFSTGSLGEGLSVANGMALGAKIKKKDFKVYCLLGDGEMQEGQVWEAAMTAAQHKLDNLCAIVDHNGVQQNGPVARIKNEDPLAVRLRDFGWNALDINGHDPEDVIKALDLFGQAAGKPTAIVAHTIKGKGVSFMEGDPKWHGKAPDKEELSKALEEIKREKI from the coding sequence ATGCCCGACATAAAAGACCTTAAAGAAAAAGCGCGCAAGCTCAGGATCGACATCCTCGAGACCATCGCCGGGGCCGGAAGCGGCCACCCCGGGGGTTCGCTCTCCTGTGTAGAGATCCTCGTCGGCCTGTATTATTATAAATTGAGGCACAAACCCTGTGACCCGGCCTGGGACGGAAGGGACAGGTTCATAATGTCGAAGGGGCATGCCAGCGCCGCGCTTTATTCGATCCTCGCGTCCTGCGGGTATTTTCCGAAGGAAGAGCTGAAAAATTACAGGAAGCTGGGCAGTATGCTACAGGGGCATGCCTATTCAGGCGTCCCGGGGGTCGAATTCTCTACAGGATCCCTCGGCGAAGGCCTGTCCGTAGCCAACGGGATGGCTCTCGGAGCGAAAATAAAAAAGAAGGATTTTAAAGTATACTGCCTGCTCGGAGACGGCGAGATGCAGGAAGGCCAGGTCTGGGAGGCGGCGATGACCGCAGCGCAGCATAAGCTCGACAACCTCTGCGCCATAGTCGATCATAATGGCGTCCAGCAGAACGGGCCTGTCGCCCGGATAAAAAATGAGGACCCTCTGGCCGTGAGGCTGAGGGATTTCGGCTGGAACGCACTGGATATAAACGGCCACGACCCCGAGGATGTGATAAAGGCATTGGACCTCTTCGGCCAGGCGGCAGGTAAACCGACCGCCATAGTAGCGCACACGATAAAAGGCAAGGGCGTCTCTTTCATGGAGGGCGACCCTAAGTGGCACGGTAAGGCGCCGGATAAGGAAGAACTTTCGAAGGCGCTTGAAGAGATCAAAAGGGAGAAGATATGA
- a CDS encoding transketolase C-terminal domain-containing protein, with the protein MTAGMKGPAGSKATRDGFGEALLQLGRENKDIVVLSGDLEDSTRAEYFKKEFPERFFNLGIAEQDIAGTAAGLSKVGLVPFICSFAAFWANAFGVFRVSVCYNNCNVKIVGTHSGISVGPDGATAQALEDIAAMTALPNMSVVCPADAAEAEKATRAIAAIDGPIYLRLGREAVPSVTDKEKPFIFGKACVLKDGAGAAIIACGHMVSESLKAAEKLSKEGIEARVINMHTIKPIDREEVVKAAKEAGAIVTAEEHQVNGGLGSAVAGVLACECPVPLEMVAVRDAFGESGEGEELLKKYNLKEDDIIKAVKRAVSRKNGGG; encoded by the coding sequence ATGACGGCCGGGATGAAAGGCCCTGCGGGGTCCAAGGCGACCCGCGACGGTTTCGGCGAAGCGCTCCTGCAGCTGGGGCGGGAGAATAAAGATATAGTCGTCTTGTCCGGCGACCTCGAGGATTCCACGCGCGCCGAATATTTCAAGAAGGAATTCCCGGAGAGATTTTTTAATCTCGGCATAGCCGAGCAGGATATCGCCGGGACAGCCGCGGGGTTAAGCAAGGTAGGGCTGGTCCCGTTCATTTGTTCTTTCGCGGCCTTCTGGGCCAACGCGTTCGGCGTCTTCAGGGTGAGCGTCTGTTACAATAATTGCAACGTAAAGATCGTCGGGACGCACAGCGGGATATCGGTCGGGCCGGACGGCGCTACTGCGCAGGCTCTCGAGGATATAGCCGCGATGACGGCCCTTCCTAATATGTCTGTCGTCTGCCCGGCCGACGCGGCTGAAGCGGAAAAAGCCACAAGGGCCATCGCCGCCATAGACGGGCCGATATATCTCAGGTTAGGGAGGGAGGCCGTGCCGTCCGTGACGGATAAAGAAAAGCCGTTTATCTTCGGAAAGGCCTGCGTATTGAAGGACGGCGCCGGCGCCGCTATCATCGCGTGCGGGCATATGGTATCCGAATCGCTGAAAGCCGCGGAAAAACTTTCGAAAGAAGGGATAGAAGCGCGCGTAATAAATATGCACACGATCAAGCCTATCGACCGGGAAGAGGTGGTCAAGGCCGCGAAAGAGGCCGGCGCTATCGTGACCGCCGAGGAGCACCAGGTAAACGGCGGCCTCGGAAGCGCTGTTGCCGGGGTCCTGGCCTGCGAATGCCCGGTCCCGCTGGAAATGGTCGCGGTCCGCGACGCGTTCGGGGAGTCGGGCGAAGGTGAAGAATTATTGAAGAAATATAACCTGAAGGAAGATGATATAATAAAAGCCGTTAAAAGAGCCGTTTCTCGAAAAAATGGGGGTGGGTGA